One genomic segment of Thermodesulfobacterium sp. TA1 includes these proteins:
- a CDS encoding 4Fe-4S dicluster domain-containing protein → MKLTRRQFFGLSGSLLGAALIPKETYAITGKYATLIDLTKCDGCQGEKIPLCVKACREENKERFPEPKKPILPYWPRKTYEDWSNKREVIDTLTPYNWLFIQKVEIDRQTLYIPRRCMHCDSPPCVKGCPFGALTKQPEGNSVIDHNLCFGGAKCRDVCPWHIPQRQAGVGIYLKLLPKYAGGGVMYKCDLCDSRIKKGEEPACVIACKNKVFYFGERKKVFQMAYEKAKKEGLFVYGDVQNGGTSTLYLSPVPFEKVDQYLAQTKARFRMPVKVSNIYQQEINPIGKGVVAGAVIATLAGIAGALVTKSKEQSEKKEGNHGE, encoded by the coding sequence ATGAAGCTTACGCGAAGGCAGTTTTTTGGTTTAAGTGGAAGTTTACTTGGTGCAGCCCTTATACCTAAGGAAACCTATGCTATAACCGGAAAGTATGCCACCCTTATAGACCTTACCAAATGCGATGGTTGTCAAGGTGAAAAAATTCCCCTTTGCGTTAAGGCCTGTAGAGAGGAAAATAAGGAGAGGTTTCCTGAGCCTAAAAAACCTATTCTTCCTTATTGGCCCCGAAAAACCTACGAAGACTGGTCAAACAAAAGGGAGGTAATAGACACTCTTACCCCCTATAACTGGCTTTTTATCCAAAAAGTAGAGATAGACAGACAAACCCTCTATATACCAAGACGCTGTATGCATTGTGATTCTCCTCCTTGCGTAAAGGGTTGCCCTTTCGGGGCTTTGACTAAACAGCCTGAAGGTAACAGCGTAATAGACCACAATCTTTGTTTTGGAGGAGCCAAGTGTAGAGATGTTTGCCCTTGGCATATTCCTCAGCGTCAGGCAGGGGTTGGAATTTATTTAAAGCTTCTTCCCAAGTATGCCGGGGGAGGGGTAATGTATAAATGTGACCTTTGCGATAGCAGGATTAAGAAAGGAGAAGAACCAGCCTGTGTGATAGCCTGTAAAAACAAGGTTTTTTACTTTGGGGAAAGGAAAAAGGTTTTTCAGATGGCTTATGAAAAGGCTAAAAAAGAGGGCCTTTTTGTGTACGGAGACGTGCAAAACGGAGGAACTTCAACTTTATATTTATCTCCTGTTCCTTTTGAAAAGGTAGACCAGTATCTTGCCCAAACCAAGGCAAGGTTTCGCATGCCGGTAAAAGTGTCAAACATATATCAACAAGAGATTAACCCTATAGGCAAAGGTGTTGTAGCGGGTGCTGTGATTGCAACCTTAGCAGGTATAGCAGGGGCTTTGGTAACCAAGTCAAAAGAACAATCTGAAAAAAAGGAGGGTAACCATGGGGAATAA
- a CDS encoding transposase, whose product MRYPREIRQFIYTTNQVERLAKEIKRRIKVIEVFPDEGSVERLLYLILKELNERLNSRKLRGFNEIELGNYHAFLGKIFTQ is encoded by the coding sequence TTGAGGTATCCGAGAGAGATAAGGCAGTTTATTTATACAACTAATCAGGTTGAGAGGTTAGCGAAAGAGATAAAAAGGAGGATAAAGGTAATAGAAGTATTTCCGGATGAAGGCTCTGTTGAGAGGTTGTTATATTTAATCTTGAAAGAACTGAATGAGAGGTTAAACTCAAGGAAGTTAAGAGGGTTTAATGAAATTGAATTGGGGAACTACCATGCCTTTCTCGGAAAAATTTTTACACAATAA
- a CDS encoding formate dehydrogenase subunit gamma, with translation MGNKIKRYGVLIRLEHWTVALSGIVLIFTGLGCLPLFKRYYITEIPGFHWTADFYTVTKVHYIAAIFFVMAVLFHIFFHGLRKDFGLLPKPRDFIDSFKVIFASFGIGKEPPCDKWLPEQRVAYLGIGLTTLIVGGTGFLKVLKNLEWVVFSPKAETLLNLTHTISGGVFILMFLIHVFFVLAVKPNWPLLKAMITGYVDEEYVKKRHHLWYEKIKGKINLEG, from the coding sequence ATGGGGAATAAAATAAAAAGATATGGAGTTTTAATAAGGCTTGAACATTGGACGGTTGCCTTATCAGGCATAGTGCTTATTTTTACTGGACTTGGTTGTTTGCCACTTTTTAAAAGATATTACATTACTGAAATCCCAGGTTTTCACTGGACGGCTGATTTTTATACGGTAACCAAGGTACATTACATAGCAGCCATCTTTTTTGTGATGGCAGTGCTTTTTCATATCTTTTTCCATGGTTTAAGAAAGGATTTTGGGCTTCTCCCAAAGCCAAGGGATTTTATAGATTCTTTTAAGGTAATCTTTGCATCTTTTGGTATAGGGAAAGAACCACCGTGTGATAAGTGGCTTCCTGAGCAAAGGGTCGCCTATTTAGGGATTGGTTTGACTACTTTGATAGTAGGGGGTACAGGGTTTTTGAAGGTGCTTAAAAATTTGGAATGGGTGGTTTTTTCTCCAAAAGCAGAAACCCTCTTAAACCTTACACATACTATAAGTGGTGGAGTTTTTATTTTGATGTTTCTTATTCATGTGTTTTTTGTTTTAGCCGTCAAACCTAACTGGCCCTTACTTAAAGCGATGATTACCGGGTATGTAGACGAAGAATACGTTAAAAAGAGACATCATCTATGGTATGAAAAAATAAAAGGAAAGATTAATCTGGAAGGATAG
- the ftsY gene encoding signal recognition particle-docking protein FtsY, which translates to MFNFFRRKKEEKKEPQQESQTISQTSPEPSEIESPQQEPQEEKGGFFSFFKKENLIEKFKKGLSKTKERLSEALSEVFEVDRVVDLQTLEEVEEKLILSDLGVETTLALIEPFKDRVLNGETLTTKELKKFLKSQMLSFLKEAETPFPPQAKPAVLFFLGVNGVGKTTTIAKIGKRLKESGFSVVLVAADTFRAAAIDQLKTWGQRIEAPVIALQEGADPGAVIYQGITYAQKNNIDIVLVDTAGRLHTKYNLIEELKKMVKVMHKLVSPEACENILVLDATTGQNALSQAKHFTEAIPVHSVIITKMDGTAKGGIAIALSHQFNLPIRFIGLGEKAEDLVPFNKESFVNAILPD; encoded by the coding sequence ATGTTTAATTTTTTTAGAAGAAAAAAAGAAGAGAAAAAAGAACCTCAACAAGAATCACAAACTATATCTCAAACCTCTCCAGAACCTTCTGAGATAGAATCTCCTCAACAAGAGCCTCAAGAAGAAAAAGGTGGTTTTTTCAGTTTCTTTAAAAAAGAAAACCTGATAGAAAAGTTCAAAAAAGGGCTTTCTAAAACTAAGGAACGCCTTTCTGAAGCCCTTTCTGAGGTCTTTGAAGTCGACCGAGTAGTAGACCTGCAAACCTTAGAAGAGGTAGAAGAAAAACTTATCCTTTCAGACCTTGGAGTAGAAACTACCTTAGCCTTGATAGAACCTTTTAAAGACAGGGTATTAAACGGTGAAACCCTTACAACTAAAGAGCTTAAAAAGTTTCTTAAATCTCAGATGTTATCCTTTTTAAAAGAGGCAGAAACTCCCTTCCCCCCTCAAGCTAAACCTGCTGTCCTTTTTTTTCTTGGGGTCAATGGAGTTGGGAAAACTACTACCATAGCTAAAATCGGAAAAAGGTTAAAAGAAAGCGGTTTTTCTGTGGTGTTGGTGGCTGCCGATACCTTTAGGGCAGCAGCCATAGACCAGTTAAAAACCTGGGGGCAAAGGATAGAGGCACCGGTTATCGCCCTTCAAGAAGGGGCTGACCCTGGAGCTGTCATCTATCAAGGTATAACCTATGCCCAAAAAAACAACATAGACATAGTTTTGGTAGATACTGCAGGAAGGCTTCATACCAAATATAACCTTATAGAAGAGCTAAAAAAAATGGTAAAAGTTATGCATAAGCTGGTAAGCCCTGAGGCTTGTGAAAACATCTTGGTGCTTGATGCTACCACAGGCCAAAATGCTTTAAGTCAGGCTAAACATTTTACCGAAGCCATTCCTGTGCACAGCGTCATCATTACTAAGATGGACGGAACGGCTAAAGGTGGCATAGCGATAGCCCTTTCTCATCAGTTTAATCTGCCTATAAGGTTTATAGGTTTAGGGGAAAAGGCTGAAGACCTTGTTCCCTTTAATAAAGAAAGTTTTGTAAATGCTATCCTTCCAGATTAA